The Salmo salar chromosome ssa04, Ssal_v3.1, whole genome shotgun sequence genomic sequence TATAACTTGGAACTAATCGCTGGTTCCTTGAACCATTTACCCGCTAGTGCACTGATTTAGCATATCTGTGTTGATTGCTTTCAAAGTAACTAGCTAGCAACATTTCAAACTCTGCTTAATTGACATGAACTATCATAGTTGATCTACTGCAAACCATAGAAATGAATAACTTAAATGAATATTAGAATGACCTCTTTCCCCTCTGTATTCATTTTAATCGAGAAGTAGGGCTTTTCAACTTTGGAAAAGCTTTAAGTCTATAAAACATTGTAACAGATTGTAGTATTGGCAATAGAAAAAGAAAGCAATCTCGGCCCAGTTTCACCCTCCCCCCCCGAAAGGACTTTCTCTCACTACCATATATTTGGTGGTGAGAGAACGTTCTAAACGGATGCTTCTTCTTTATAGCCTCTGAAGTGTCTGGGTTAACCCTTCTGTCTGTGGTTATCTACTGCAAGCCATATCAATTAATAACGTAAATGTGCATTACAAtggcctctttttctctctgtattcATTTTCATCGAGATGTAGGCCTTTTCATTTTATACACCCAGCAACGGCACTTAACTAGGGGACAACGATTGGCAGTCACGTTGTTGTTGCCAACCTTGTGCCGTCACCTGATAAATCATCCCTTCACCATAAAAAGATGAACCTTTAACAGAACAGTTGCATGACTGCAATTAAATTATATCGGTTGCTCTCAAGATGCGGCCCCTCAGACAACTATCTCTCTAAAGTCCGTTTGCTGTAGCCGTAAAAAAAACAGCACACTGACTGCATAGCTCCCCAAGATTTAAAATTACGGTATGTGACTCTTACTCTGTTGAAATCTCTTTCAGCTTGGTGTGCCGCCGACCTTCAGTGTGGACTACAAGAACGACTGCTTCCGTAAGGATGGGGAAGAGTTCCGCTACATCTCCGGTAGCATCCACTACAACAGGATCCCCAGGGCCTACTGGAAAGACAGGCTACTCAAGATGTATATGGCCGGACTGAACGCCATTCAGACGTATGTAGACTTAGCCTGAcgaaaaatttaaaaaaacaatggcatcagcgattggatcgtcgctaaccaatcagagtatcaaagccaatgacgatTTTGCAAACCGCCTCctttacccacgtgtgttctggctctggtccAACCCATTGGTTTCTGAACCAATCTGGGTCGGGAGGGAtgctcagatccagactcattgtggaGAAGAAACTTACGTCCGCAGGCTTGGCGTAGCGTTTAATCTGGGTATCCAGGCAAATGTAGACTGGCCACTATgtcataaataaactgaatgccAACCAGTTAGAAGAGTGTCTTCAATGTTCATTCTAGTTTTCAGTTAGTCATTTCAGTGGCCCATTGGTACATAGGATTGACGTTGATCAAAGTAATTCAAAGAGCCATTTAATCACATATCCTCCAAATGTTGATAACCCGACAGAATTCCTTTGTCGGGCCTTAAACCTCAGAAAGAGCTATGATTTACCTTTCGGTGGTATGGACTTAAATAGTacatcattgtccatttgacatTCCAGGTACGTCCCCTGGAATTTCCACGAGCCCTCCTCGGATCAGTACAACTTCAGTGGGGACAGGGATCTAGAACACTTCCTGCAGTTGGCCCAAGACATTGGTCTGCTGGTTGTACTGAGGCCTGGGCCCTACATCTGTGGAGAGTGGGATATGGTGAGAGAATGACTAAACAATTGTTTTATGATAAATATACCTGTTGATGATatgatgtgtaataatgttggCAAATTGTGCCGGTATTCCAAGTTGTTTTCGGAAGACGATCAATCACAATGTAGTAACGGCACTTCGACATCCGCAGTGTATTTCTTGACGGACTGTGTGATAATTTGCCCCTTTCATAACCTGGGCTTTAGGGGGGTTTGCCTGCCTGGCTGCTCCACAAGAAAGACATTGTCCTGCGTTCCTCAGACCCAGGTGTGTATTGACCGTTAGATGAGACTGCAATGGATCCTATTAGTATTACAATATAAGAGTTGTGTTTTTATGACACCTAAATCTGTTTGTTTCAGATTACATTGCGGCTGTTGACAAGTGGATGGGCATGCTACTGCCAATTTTGAAGCCGTTCCTTTATCAGAACGGCGGCCCAATCATCACTGTTCAGGTGAGCCATGTATATCCAAtgattaataaaacatttattggGGAATCATAGTTTGGACAACTTCATATTGTGCCTTTAAAACTCTACAATTCAATAGAAGACTGTTTGTCAAACATTGCCTCTCATCTCCTCAACaagaccccatctctctctctgctctccctccccttctccctcttagGTGGAGAATGAGTACGGAAGCTACTTTGCCTGTGACTACAACTACCTGCGTCACCTGACCAGTCTGTTCCGCTCCCACCTGGGGAACGACGTGGTGCTATTCACCACAGACGGGGCCGGGGCCGGGTACCTCAAGTGTGGCTCTCTGCAGGGCCTCTACGCCACTGTGGACTTCGGCCCAGGTAGGCTTCTGGGGCACAGATCTAGAATAAAATTATATTCCCAAAATCACTACCATACTGATAATAGGGAAATGGCAAAGCTGACATTAGATCAGTGTCAAGAGGGAACTGATGCAGGTCGAAATATACACAACAAAGGTCAATGGTGATACATTTCCTGTGAAATGCCTGGGATAGTTACTTACTAAATGGAACAGGTATTATTTGAACAAGAATAGAAGTGTTCAGTTGGTATGGTATCTATATGTCTTAGATCTGGGTGGTTGTTGATTAATGTGACGTCTAACCTAGCCTATTTCCTTTGTTTTCAAAAACAGACGTGTTGACTCATTGCACCATAGAAATCTATGACGGCTGTGTTATACCACCGTATCCAGCATTGTTCAACAACTGTGTCTGTCtttgcgtgtgtctgtctgtgcgtttgtatttgtttaacagGTGGGAATGTGTCTGCTGCATTTGAtgcacagagacaggcagagcccCATGGACCCTTGGTAAGCATGTTTGTCATTAGATGTTTCTttttgtatatagattttttttaaatataatttttatTTCTTCACTCCAGATACAAACTTATACATACGAACAACAACTTACAGACGCACACAAACCATAACTACATGTCATTAGATGTTAGTGGTAAAAGTCCAACACACTTCTGTCCTCTCTAGCATGGCCAGATAGTGCTGACTGTATCCTGTGTTGCAGGTGAACTCTGAGTTCTACACCGGCTGGCTGGACCACTGGGGAGAGCATCACTCTACAGTGTCCACCGCCATCGTGGCCAAGTCCCTCAACGAGATCCTCGCCATCGGCGCCAGCGTTAATCTGTGAGTTGTGGTGGATGGATATTGGGTATAGACAGAGAAATGAATTGATTGGATAATAGTCATAATTCTATCAACAATGATTGATAGGAATATGTGTTGACATCATCACACATGAAACATTTAACATCAAAAAGGCACAGAGGATTTTTCAACTAGTGACATCAAGTTATAAACCTCTCTGTGCAGATACATGTTTATTGGAGGAACCAATTTTGGATACTGGAATGGTGAGTTAAATTGTTCAATGGTCCCATATTCTCTATTGCAGAACCCAATCTAGTTCACTTTATTTGGGTTTGGCCATGATGTGAAGATTAgtttatttaagtgataatgcccaagaagccggtgtttggaggatgtattggcacgggtgtcgttaggcccgagacaaagtcaagtcagatggaacagagtaaataggcatttttaacgtcatagatttagccggtggtaacttgtcgaatagacaccggctggaatgcggttttaaccaatcagcattcaggattagacccactcgTTGTATAAAAATGTTTTTCTCTTAATATTCTCAGGAGCCAATACCCCCTATGCCCCCCAGCCTACTAGTTATGACTATGACGCCCCGCTCACTGAGGCAGGAGACCTCACTGACAAGTAttttgccatccaggatgtcatCAAACTGGTTGGTAACAGAGATATCACACAACATGTCGTACATACAACATGTTTGATTAGATTATGCTTTCTTGTGACTTTTATAGCAAAAGTTTCTACGGTCAGCATTTTAGTACCCTGACTTATTATAAGTTTGTAATTAAAGGTAAATCGGTCAGTTTTACAAATGATCCCCTAATGATGTCATATCCACCTGTATTTTCCCCCAACAGTATCGGAAGATACCAGAGGGACCCGTGCTTCCATCAACACCTAAATATGCCTACGGAGCTGTACCAATGAAGAAGGTCAATCATCTTCAGACATTAAACATTTGAGTTAACACttttatcaacgtttatttgtcatatgcacgGATTAAAGAGAAGTGTACACAGTACAATGAAATGCTAAAAAAGGCACTGCTGGGATTCAAACTcgggatctcctgtttactagacagacgctttaaccaactaagccacagcgccgGGTAGAAATGACTTTACCTTTACCTGACCTTGTTGACACATGGCACACAGTGCGGAGTAGTGTTGCAATAtttacattttaacattttagtcattaagcagacgcttttatccaaagagacTTACAGTTAATGCATTCAtcataagatagctaggtgggacaaccacatcacaggcatagaaagtacatttttcagtagagtcagagctagTGGAGTGGGGGGGTGCAAGTGCTGGTTAAgtgtttattatatatatatatatatatataattacattgtaTCATAGGCATGTCATAATACTCTAAAAGCAAAtgtatattttctatttttttctcTTGTGTTGATTGAACATGGAGTGTACACAGTATAGAATAGAATCCAGTAGATTCCAACAGAATGCGTTTCTTTCTGCCTCCTCAGCTCCACACAGTAGTCGATGCTCTAGATATACTATCCTTCTCCGGTCCTGTCAAAAGCATCTACCCGCTGACCTTCATTGAGATGAACCAAGTACGTCCACAAGCtcaatgtctgtctgtcctttTCTACACTAAGTATAAGCAGCTATGGTTGTTATGATCCAAAATGGCTGAGAGGCTTTACTCCATTTATTTTGTTTTCTCTCCAAAAGCTGTTTGGGTTCGTCCTCTATCAGACCAAGCTGCCTGTGGACTGCAGTAAGCCCACCCCTCTGTCCTCACCACTGAATGGAGTCCACGACCGGGCATATGTATCAGTCGACGGGGTGAGTTCGTCATCGAAACTTCCCCCCATGCACTTCATTTGGTTTGCTGCAAGTTAACATGTTGGTGCTCAACAATGGTCACTGGTCCAAGGAGGACAGGTTCTTGTCCCAGCTCTGCACAAGAACTCCCAATTTAGACTTTGTTTAGTGAGATCTGTGTTGTAGTGCTGGACTGGAACCGAGATCTGCACACCATGTAGTTTTCCAGAACCAGGGTTGGTGATCACTGTCATTCATACAAAGTCAGACTGGATTAGATTATCTTCtcaagaggaagagagaaaagtcTTCAGGTTCTTCTAAAAAGGAAAACGTCTGTTGCAATTCAATATGGTCTGTCATTAGGTTGCTGCTGGGATTCTAGAGAGGGACAAGGCCCTGACTATCAACGTGACTGGGAAGGCTGGGAGTCAGGTGGACATACTGGTGGAGAATATGGGCCGAGTCAACTATGGGAAAGACATCAACGACTTTAAGGCAAGAGGTTATTCAAAGCTGGCTCCGGAGTAAACATTTAACTAGCACCGTTCCATTAGCTACTTAATTCTACATAACATTATTCGGTCCCACTGAACATTATGGGCTGGTTTCCTGGAAATAGATTGAGCAAAGATCTGGACTAAGAAGCATTTTGTAGAATTTTAATTGAACCTGCTTTTTAGTCCACCATTAGTATTAATTTGTGTCTGGGGAAACCAACCCTAAGTGTcctatgcacacatacacaactaGGATGTTTTGACTCCCTCCTCTCGCCCACTCTCTCTACACAGGGCCTGGTGTCTAACCTGACATTGGGGGCTGACATCCTCACCGGCTGGGAAGTCTACAGCCTCAGCATCGACCAGGCTGTTAGCCAGGGTCTTCTCTGGGAGATGGGCTCCAGGGAAGCTGGCATCCCACCACCTTCTCCCCTCTCCGTCCCCTCCTTCTATGGGGGCACCTTTGTCATCCCGGACGGCATCCCAGACCTGCCCCAGGACACCTACATCCAGTTCCCTGACTGGAGAAAGGTGAGGTTTTACCTTTTTTTAAGGAGATTTTAATTGTTTGttgaactgtactgtacattgTTCCTGAGCAGGCACCCCAACTGCAAATTACCTTTATAGATAATGTAACTGATCTGTGTCTTCTGTGCGACGACAAGACTGGTGTGTTAGccctctgagctaaagcctaggcattagccTTAGACACACCTCTTCAGAGctcaggcaaggttactcatcacaaGCTTGGTTTACTGAACCACGTCAGTTTCATATACCCTGGTGCAGCATATTTGTTCATGGTCCCTGACACTACTGAATCCTGAACACGTACGTTATTTCGAGACTTAaaacttttttgttttgtttcctttgttttgtttttatcacTAGGGCCAGGTGTGGATCAACGGTTTCAACCTGGGCCGCTACTGGCCCGCTCGCGGCCCACAAATCACCTTGTACGTGCCTGCTAGCATCCTGAGCACAGCCGCGCCCAACAACGTGACCGTCCTGGAGCTGGAGGGAGACCCATGCACCCCCGGGCCCTGTACCGTGGAGTTTGCCAACACCCCGGTCCTGAATGCCACGGCTAAGTCTGACCACAAACACCAGAGGGCGTTGTTCCATAAAGAGGATCTCTTATGATGAGCGCTGATGAAAAATACACTTACTGTATTTATCTGGAAGTGATCTATTTGCACTAATCTTTATAAAATCAAAGAGTAATGTAATGTTTGTAATTTATCACGGGTGGCTGTACCTCTCATATTACCTCTATTTGACAATTCAGTGTCTTAAGCCTACATGATTTTGTTTACACAAGGATCTGTATTCAAGGGGAATTAAGTATGGGTCATTTGAGCGGTATGTATATATTTAGGGAAATTAAATCAAGTTCACTAAGGAAAATGAGTCATTTAGAAGGGCTATGAACTTGAGTAGTACTCTAAATATAAGTTGAGGTCAGTGGTGCTCAAATCATGAGCCTGGAGGTCCATAGtactgctggttttctttttatGTCAGGGCTCCATGCAGCCGACAATGCCCCTTTTTAAAGGCATTTTCCCCGATGCTCACAGATCACATTCATGGTAAATGCTGGCATGTCTGCTCAAGTGTAAATTACCTTTAAAAGTATCTTATAGTGCGCTGCGCTATAGAGCGCCTTGAGTTAAATCCTGCCCTATATTGTGAATTGGGGAAGGATGATTGAGAAGGATGTGTGCCAAATGATCCGTGTCTTATTGTGTGCCACCTAACTGCAGGGATATTATGTTTTCATTGATTTCTGTAATGAACCATTTGGTGGGTCTTGTAAATGAATAGTTCTTGTGTTCAACTGGAATCCTGATGCTTCTATTAACAATTTGATTATTTCAATTACTTTGGGATTTCCTTGTATCTTGGTTATCATTTTTGTTAATCTGTTTAATGTGCAGGCACAAGatttataaatgttttaataaaattTTATGAATGCAATATGATAATGTCATAATACCACAcagatctcaagttaggatttgaAATACAACCCTACATTAAAACAATCCAAATCTTAAACCCAACTATGGAACAATGAAAAGATGAACTCAGGAGAGGAGTATATACAGCAGCAACACTATACACCCATTATTCATTCCAGAAGCCTCTGTTGTGGCCAACAGCCTCTATAAGCCTGCTCTGTAGTGTCTCTTTGGAGGGATAGATGGGCAGCTGCAACAGAGAGTGACAGGTCAGCGCCTCTGGAAAATGCTGTTGGGAGGAGTTGAGAAGGGTTTGGACCCTCATCCTGATCTGGTTCATACCCAGGATGGGCACACGATCACAGCCAGTCAGGAACACTGAAGGGGCAAAGGTGGTAAAAGGGAGAGGGCAGtgaatgacagaacagaacgttaTTCTCAGTAGCCTACGTTATTGGTTCATCTGTTACAATGAAAATGTTCCATACTTACACAGGAACGCTTTCTTTTGATCCTCTGTCAGTTCCTCAAACACCTCCCAGAATGTGACGATGTTGGGATGCCCAGCATGGTACTCTCCTTCATACACAGTGTTCTAGTTTGGGGGGGAAATGCCGTCAATTAATATGGTGAAGCAATAGACActtgacaccattcaaaccatttGTCAAATCAATGTATCAAAACAACATTTTAGCTAGGTTGCAGAACATGTTCACTATGTATCCCAAATCAACCCCAGGACACTTGTTTTTAAGGCTCCAATTTGCCCTTTGATAGGCTAGGTGACATTTCCGCCATATATTATATAGttttatacaatgggtggttTGGAATTCCCATTGTTAGCCAGACAAAAGTTATCCAACAACAACGTTGTGGTATACCATAGAGCCAATGGGACTCAACACCATTTCATCAATGCTGTCCCGTCTGTGCAAGGTATAACATTTTGTTCAAATAACTAGGCTGCTATACAGTAATATGAATAGAATAAACATTAATAGAATCATTGtcatattgttattattaattgctcgctctctctctaggagGCTGGCACATCCCGTAGGTATACCAACCACTGCATCAAGATGACTACCATCCAGCAGCTCTCTGATGCAGGTCTGGAGGCCAGAGAGATCAAGGCTGTGAGCGGCCACAGGGCTGAAAGCTCTCTTAGGAGCTATTGGAATCCATCCACGGAAAAGAGGAGATGGAGTAACATCCTAACGGCTAGCTGCGTGCAAAAACATGGCAGTTGTTCCTGTGAAATGGCGCCCAGCTGCGCTTGAGACCCCGGGGTTAGACAGCTACTTCATTAATTGCACACTGAATGGAAATGTGCAATTCAATGTGTATCATAAATAAATAGATGTCCATGTTGTGAACAT encodes the following:
- the glb1 gene encoding beta-galactosidase, producing the protein MACSRVGVVLLCSLFASTLGVPPTFSVDYKNDCFRKDGEEFRYISGSIHYNRIPRAYWKDRLLKMYMAGLNAIQTYVPWNFHEPSSDQYNFSGDRDLEHFLQLAQDIGLLVVLRPGPYICGEWDMGGLPAWLLHKKDIVLRSSDPDYIAAVDKWMGMLLPILKPFLYQNGGPIITVQVENEYGSYFACDYNYLRHLTSLFRSHLGNDVVLFTTDGAGAGYLKCGSLQGLYATVDFGPGGNVSAAFDAQRQAEPHGPLVNSEFYTGWLDHWGEHHSTVSTAIVAKSLNEILAIGASVNLYMFIGGTNFGYWNGANTPYAPQPTSYDYDAPLTEAGDLTDKYFAIQDVIKLYRKIPEGPVLPSTPKYAYGAVPMKKLHTVVDALDILSFSGPVKSIYPLTFIEMNQLFGFVLYQTKLPVDCSKPTPLSSPLNGVHDRAYVSVDGVAAGILERDKALTINVTGKAGSQVDILVENMGRVNYGKDINDFKGLVSNLTLGADILTGWEVYSLSIDQAVSQGLLWEMGSREAGIPPPSPLSVPSFYGGTFVIPDGIPDLPQDTYIQFPDWRKGQVWINGFNLGRYWPARGPQITLYVPASILSTAAPNNVTVLELEGDPCTPGPCTVEFANTPVLNATAKSDHKHQRALFHKEDLL